A segment of the Deinococcus roseus genome:
CTCTGGACCGGGAAAAGTGTTCAGGATCCCCTTGACATTCAAGAGCAGCATGGAGATAATGAAAACATTCCGTGGTAACGCTACCAGTCTGAGGTGCGGATTTCATTTTCTGGGTTGTTTGTGCCTGGAAATTCAGAATTTGCTTCGTTTTTGGTGTTTTCAGCGAACTGGTAACGTTACCAGAAAGAGGGTGCATGAACAAACCCAGCGTCCTGGACGTGGCCCGACTGGCCGGAGTGGGAACCAGCACCGTTTCCCGCGTCCTCAACAACCAATCCAACATTTCTGCACAGTCCCGTGAAAAAGTCCTCAGGGCCGTGGAAATCCTGGGGTACACCCCCAACCAGGATGCCCGCAGCCTGCGTTCTGGACAGACCGGAGCCATCTCGGTGGTGCTTCCCCTGACGGGCACCCACTTCTATGACACCCTGCTGCGCCACATGCACCAGGTGCTCAGCACCCAGGAATACGACCTCGCCCTCTTCCCGGTGCTGGGAGAACAGCGCATCCGCCGCTTCCGGGAAGCCAGTGCCCTCCCATACCGCGCGGATGCCCTGGTGATCGCTTCTCTGGACCCGGAGCGCATGTACCACGGCAAACCCCCTTTCGGCAAACCCATCGTGCTGGTGGACAGCTTTCACAGGGATTACCACAGCGTGTGCTTCGATAACCTTGCCGCAGGACAGATGGCCGCCCGGCACATCCTGAAAAGTGGTTTGCCTGTGGTTTTTGTGGATGTGCAGGAAAACCCCGGTGAATTTGAATCCCCGGTGTTCCGGGACCGCAGAGAGGGCCTGCTGCAAACCCTGCAGCAGCACCACCTGGAACCCGTCCTGACCCTCAAAACCACTTTCCAGGTGGAGGGAGGAAGGGCCATTGCCCAGGACCTCTACAGCCTGCTGAATGAAAAGCCGCACTTCATCGTGGCTGCCTGTGATGACATTGCGGTGGGTCTGCTGCGGCAACTCAGCGAGGCCGGATTTCAGGTCGGACGGGATTTTCTGGTGTGCGGTTTTGATGACAACCCCCTGGCCAGAGAATCTGCCCTCAGCACCGTGCAGCAACCCATCGCAGAAGTGGGAGAAGCCGCTGCAAAATTGCTGCTCCGGGCCTTGCAAGGTGAACTCACCCACCTGGCCCTGCAGACTTTCCACCCCAGATGGCAGGAACGCAGCACCACCACCTTTCAGCACTGACCCCAAGGAGCAAAACCATGAAACGATCCCACCTTTCCCTGATCACCGGACTTCTGATGGCTGCAGGATTTTCCAGCCACGGCCTCGCTGCAGATGTTCCCTGCACCCCCAGCCCTTATGGCAACACCGAACTGTTTCTGCGCGGCGGCATGAACGGCTGGAACGCCGCCCCAGAGTACAGATTCTCTTATGTGTGCAACCACTATGAACTGACCACCGAACTCTCTGGAGACCAGACCTTCAAAGTGGCAGACAGTGGCTGGTCTGCACCGACTGACTTTGGTGGAGGAGAGCAGAGCGTTCCACAAGCCGGGGTTCCCTTGCCCCTGAAATTGCAGGGTTCCAACCTCACTTTTGCTTTCAAAGGGCTTTCCAGAATCATCCTGGACGTGACGGGAGGCAAACCCAGCCTGCTGATTGCAGATTGCCCCAAAAACCCTTTCGGCAGCACCGGCATCTACCTCAAAGGCAGCATGAACAGCTGGAATGCCACAGAAGAATACCGCTTCAAGTACGTGTGTGACGCCTTCTACCTGAATGTGGGTCTCACGGGCAGCCAGGAATTCAAAGTTGCAGATCCGGGCTGGAGTGCCCCCACCACCTTCGGGGGCAAAGATGGAAACAGCAGCACCCTCACTGCTGGAGTGCCCCTCCCTCTGCTCTCAGACCAGCAAATTGGAGGCAGTGCCAGCAACCTGAAATTCAACTTCACCGGAGAACACACCCTCAAATTCACCGCAGATGCAGAAGGCAAAAACAGCAGCCTCACCATCGGACAGAAGACTTTTGTGGACCGCTCTGCCCGTGAAATCACCGATCCGGTGGCGCTGAGTATGCAGTACGATTCCCGCAACCTCCTGTTCAAAGCCCCTTTTGGAGCCACCAAAGCCGGGGAATCCGTGCAGTTTTCGCTCTCTGCCCTGCCCGGTGTGGAAAGTGCCACCCTGGTGCTGGAAAAACGCCTGCTGGAAGGCAACGAGGAAAAGCTTGAGTACACCCCCTATGCCCGCGTCCCACTGCAGAAAAAGCAGGAAGGCAACCGTGAAGTGTGGAGTGCATCTCAGGTTCTCCCAGACAGCAGCGTGTATGGCTACTACTTTGAACTTCAAATCGGCAAGGACACCTACGTCTACCAGAACAACAAGAACTCCATTTACTGGACCACCGAAAAAGGCAGCGACGGGGTGGGGGTGCTGGACTTCAAACCCGAAGACCCCAAAGCCATCCGCCGTTACCGCCAGACCGTCTACCAGCCGGATTTCAAGGTGCCTGACTGGGCCAGAGATGCCGTTTACTACTACATCTTTCCAGAGCGTTTCCGCAACGGAGACAGGAGCAACGATCCAAAGGTGGGTGTGGACACTTACCTGGACCAGAAGATCGAAGTGCACACCAACTGGAATGAAGCCCCCTACCTGCCCAACTCTGGTGACGGCAGCGACAGCGTCTACAACAACGATTTCTTTGGTGGCGATTTGCGCGGCATCATTGAGAAACTGGACAACCTCAAAGACCTTGGAGTCAACACCCTCTACATCAACCCCATCTTTGAGGCCCCCAGCAACCACAAGTACGACACCGCCGATTACCTGCACATCGACAACAACTTTGGCACCAACGCAGAATTTCAGGAACTCACCAGCGAAGCAGCCAAACGCGGCATGCGGGTGATTCTGGACACCTCTCTCAACCACACCGGCAGCGACAGCGTTTATTTTGACCGTTACGGCAAATACCCGGAAACCGGCGCTTTCGAGAAAGAACAGATCCGCAGCGATTCCCCTTACGCAGACTTCTACACCTTCAATCCTGGTGGGGCCAGTGCAGACCAGAAATACGCTGGCTGGGTGGGGGTTTCCAGCCTTCCAGAACTGAAAGAATCGGATGCCTGGAAAGATTACGCCTTTCGTGCAGACAACTCCATCACCCGGTACTGGCTCAGGCAGGGCGCATCAGGATGGCGCATGGACGTGGCCCCCTGGGTCAGCGACAGTTTCTGGCGCGAGTGGCGCAAGACCGTCAAGTCAGAAAACCCCGATGCCCTCACGGTGGCCGAAACCTGGTTCAATGCCAGCAAGTTCTTCCTGGGGGATGAGTTCGACAGCACCATGAATTACATCTTTAGAAACACCGTGCTGGATTACGCCGCAGGAGGTAAGGCTGTAGACCTGTACCAGAACCTGGAACTCATGCGCGAGGA
Coding sequences within it:
- a CDS encoding LacI family DNA-binding transcriptional regulator is translated as MNKPSVLDVARLAGVGTSTVSRVLNNQSNISAQSREKVLRAVEILGYTPNQDARSLRSGQTGAISVVLPLTGTHFYDTLLRHMHQVLSTQEYDLALFPVLGEQRIRRFREASALPYRADALVIASLDPERMYHGKPPFGKPIVLVDSFHRDYHSVCFDNLAAGQMAARHILKSGLPVVFVDVQENPGEFESPVFRDRREGLLQTLQQHHLEPVLTLKTTFQVEGGRAIAQDLYSLLNEKPHFIVAACDDIAVGLLRQLSEAGFQVGRDFLVCGFDDNPLARESALSTVQQPIAEVGEAAAKLLLRALQGELTHLALQTFHPRWQERSTTTFQH
- a CDS encoding alpha-amylase family glycosyl hydrolase; protein product: MKRSHLSLITGLLMAAGFSSHGLAADVPCTPSPYGNTELFLRGGMNGWNAAPEYRFSYVCNHYELTTELSGDQTFKVADSGWSAPTDFGGGEQSVPQAGVPLPLKLQGSNLTFAFKGLSRIILDVTGGKPSLLIADCPKNPFGSTGIYLKGSMNSWNATEEYRFKYVCDAFYLNVGLTGSQEFKVADPGWSAPTTFGGKDGNSSTLTAGVPLPLLSDQQIGGSASNLKFNFTGEHTLKFTADAEGKNSSLTIGQKTFVDRSAREITDPVALSMQYDSRNLLFKAPFGATKAGESVQFSLSALPGVESATLVLEKRLLEGNEEKLEYTPYARVPLQKKQEGNREVWSASQVLPDSSVYGYYFELQIGKDTYVYQNNKNSIYWTTEKGSDGVGVLDFKPEDPKAIRRYRQTVYQPDFKVPDWARDAVYYYIFPERFRNGDRSNDPKVGVDTYLDQKIEVHTNWNEAPYLPNSGDGSDSVYNNDFFGGDLRGIIEKLDNLKDLGVNTLYINPIFEAPSNHKYDTADYLHIDNNFGTNAEFQELTSEAAKRGMRVILDTSLNHTGSDSVYFDRYGKYPETGAFEKEQIRSDSPYADFYTFNPGGASADQKYAGWVGVSSLPELKESDAWKDYAFRADNSITRYWLRQGASGWRMDVAPWVSDSFWREWRKTVKSENPDALTVAETWFNASKFFLGDEFDSTMNYIFRNTVLDYAAGGKAVDLYQNLELMREEYPPQVFYALMNLLSTHDAARALYKFGYTSGTTAQDAVDTAKKRLKLAVLFQMVFPGAPAVYYGDEVGVTGGEDPRNRGTYPWEDTGGKPDLALREDFKKLIALRNNNPVLRAGSLSAPLHLDDHVVVLLRELDGKAVLVLLNNDTSDHQVNVAVPEQYRDRTGQDLLTGKTHALNTDLTVPALGGLVLDLQ